The Buttiauxella selenatireducens genome has a window encoding:
- a CDS encoding non-heme ferritin-like protein, which yields MVMSGMVQNLNTQMNLEFSASNLYLHLSDWCSENKLIGAANFLRAQAQINVTHVIQLFDFIKKSGDHPIVSGTQFGDERCSTLEDLFQKILGEHQKLSATLVEFTKVAKSLNDDSTAHFLFIMKKEHQQNGLLLQNLLDEVRISHKAGLCMQQTDRRLMNMVNKQLH from the coding sequence ATGGTGATGTCAGGCATGGTTCAAAATCTTAATACGCAGATGAATCTGGAGTTTTCTGCGTCTAATCTTTACCTACATTTAAGCGACTGGTGTTCAGAAAACAAACTGATTGGAGCAGCAAATTTTTTACGGGCACAGGCGCAGATCAATGTAACGCATGTAATTCAATTATTTGATTTTATTAAAAAATCAGGTGATCACCCTATAGTGAGTGGCACACAGTTTGGTGATGAACGCTGCTCAACCCTTGAAGATTTGTTTCAGAAAATCCTGGGAGAACACCAGAAACTCTCTGCGACTCTTGTTGAATTCACCAAAGTAGCCAAGTCTCTGAACGACGACAGCACCGCACACTTTCTTTTCATCATGAAAAAAGAACACCAACAGAATGGTCTGCTGCTGCAAAACCTGCTGGATGAAGTACGAATTTCACACAAAGCGGGGTTATGCATGCAACAAACCGATCGGCGCTTGATGAACATGGTCAACAAGCAACTACATTAA
- a CDS encoding multidrug/biocide efflux PACE transporter translates to MQHNDIQRRKLSERIFHAVCFEGIATAILAPTTAWLMQRPVLEMAGLTIILATTAMIWNIIYNAGFDRLWPRHKVIRTAKVRALHALGFEVGFIFIGVGIVSMVLGVSLLQAFTLEIGFFIFFLPYTMLYNWAYDTLRDRLMTRRQQQRAITD, encoded by the coding sequence ATGCAGCACAACGATATTCAACGCAGGAAACTGTCGGAACGCATCTTCCACGCCGTCTGTTTCGAGGGTATTGCCACGGCGATCCTCGCCCCGACGACCGCCTGGCTAATGCAGCGCCCGGTGCTGGAGATGGCGGGATTAACCATTATCCTCGCCACCACAGCGATGATCTGGAACATCATCTATAACGCCGGTTTCGACAGGTTGTGGCCGAGGCATAAAGTGATCCGCACCGCCAAAGTCCGCGCCCTGCACGCCCTCGGCTTTGAAGTCGGGTTTATTTTTATCGGCGTCGGCATTGTGTCGATGGTGCTGGGGGTGAGTCTGCTTCAGGCATTCACCCTGGAAATAGGTTTCTTTATTTTCTTCCTGCCGTACACCATGCTTTATAACTGGGCGTACGACACTCTGCGCGATCGTTTGATGACGCGACGCCAGCAGCAGCGAGCTATCACTGACTAA
- a CDS encoding ROK family protein: protein MGLDIGGTKTEAVILDSLGNALVTKRIPTVKTCYTEFLTSLVSFIQEMRKSVAEPVSLGICLPGTEDAGTKLIKNSNIVVLNQNPLIHDLERLLEQPVAWDNDANCFTLSEATDGAGAEARSVFGAILGTGCGGGLSMDKVLWRGHNSNAGEWGHNPLPLYNERDDGPAVQCYCGKFNCTESFISGTGLARQYQLLQREAIDAKGVFALIEQENKAAIALYQTFRDQLARALASVINICDPNIIVIGGGVSRYPALFSHLTEDVGRYIFNTSCSTPIVPAMHGDSSGVRGAAWLGRDATRRLG, encoded by the coding sequence ATGGGGCTGGATATTGGTGGGACGAAAACGGAGGCGGTTATTCTGGACTCTCTCGGGAACGCACTGGTGACGAAGCGAATCCCTACCGTTAAGACGTGCTACACAGAATTTTTGACGTCGCTGGTCAGCTTTATTCAGGAGATGCGCAAATCAGTCGCGGAGCCTGTCAGCTTGGGTATTTGCCTGCCAGGGACCGAAGATGCCGGAACAAAGCTCATCAAAAATTCAAACATTGTGGTCCTCAACCAGAATCCGCTGATCCATGATCTTGAGCGTTTACTGGAACAACCGGTAGCCTGGGATAATGACGCGAATTGTTTCACGTTGTCAGAAGCCACCGATGGAGCGGGGGCTGAAGCGAGGAGCGTATTTGGAGCAATCTTAGGGACAGGATGCGGCGGCGGGCTCTCTATGGATAAGGTTCTCTGGCGTGGCCACAACAGTAACGCCGGAGAATGGGGGCATAACCCGCTCCCGCTTTACAACGAGCGTGATGATGGACCAGCCGTTCAGTGCTATTGCGGTAAATTTAATTGCACTGAGTCATTTATTTCGGGAACGGGGCTGGCGCGTCAGTATCAGCTGCTTCAGCGGGAAGCCATCGATGCAAAAGGTGTTTTTGCGCTTATCGAACAGGAAAACAAGGCGGCAATTGCGCTTTACCAGACTTTCCGGGACCAACTCGCCCGGGCGCTGGCCTCGGTCATAAACATTTGTGATCCGAATATTATTGTTATCGGCGGGGGAGTTTCACGCTACCCGGCTCTGTTCAGCCATCTGACAGAGGACGTGGGCAGGTATATATTCAATACATCCTGTTCAACACCCATTGTTCCTGCGATGCACGGGGACAGCAGCGGTGTGCGGGGTGCGGCCTGGTTAGGACGTGATGCGACCCGCAGACTGGGTTAA
- a CDS encoding LacI family DNA-binding transcriptional regulator produces the protein MLKAVRVRDIAQKSGVSAGAVSRALNNRPGLSDETRQRVIQTAKELGYDFTRLQDSKIKKILFILHRQHNTANAMSFYSPLLLSVENACSERSIALSFLVIGPTDNISQQVLQHAPDALLCVGFIEPEILAEIRQMPLPLVLVDHAIPGMQSINPDNYQGSMLLTKHLIERGYQRIAFLASSLAHYSIRQRERGYRQALFEAGMLMSPQYEVTAPSLTELTQSLEYALDELMALPEPPDALFCYNDSAAIVALNYCQSKGIRVPEDLAIVGFDDIELARHVTPALTTLAIDRATLGKRAVEMLVALSEGENELLPVKLIIRSSA, from the coding sequence ATGCTGAAGGCTGTGAGAGTCAGGGACATTGCTCAAAAGTCAGGTGTATCGGCTGGGGCTGTTTCACGCGCGCTGAATAACCGTCCTGGTCTGAGCGATGAAACCAGGCAACGCGTGATACAAACGGCAAAAGAGCTCGGCTATGATTTTACCCGACTCCAGGACAGCAAGATTAAAAAAATCCTTTTCATTCTCCACCGGCAGCACAACACGGCGAATGCGATGAGTTTTTATTCTCCGCTCCTGCTCTCTGTCGAAAACGCCTGCAGTGAACGTAGCATAGCACTGAGTTTTCTCGTCATTGGGCCGACCGATAACATCTCGCAGCAAGTGTTACAACACGCCCCAGATGCGCTGCTGTGCGTTGGTTTTATTGAACCAGAGATATTGGCAGAGATAAGACAAATGCCTTTGCCCCTTGTCCTGGTCGATCATGCAATCCCAGGTATGCAAAGCATTAACCCGGACAATTACCAGGGCAGCATGTTGCTCACAAAACACCTCATTGAACGGGGTTACCAGCGGATTGCTTTTCTGGCGAGCAGCCTTGCGCACTACAGCATCCGGCAGCGGGAGCGCGGCTACCGGCAGGCGTTATTTGAAGCGGGTATGCTGATGTCTCCGCAGTACGAAGTGACGGCTCCATCACTCACCGAGCTAACCCAGTCTTTGGAATATGCACTCGATGAGCTTATGGCACTTCCTGAGCCACCCGATGCTCTGTTTTGTTACAACGACTCCGCGGCAATTGTGGCGCTGAACTACTGTCAGTCAAAAGGGATTCGGGTACCGGAAGATTTGGCTATCGTCGGTTTTGATGATATTGAACTCGCCAGGCATGTCACACCGGCACTCACAACGCTTGCGATTGACAGAGCAACCCTTGGGAAACGAGCTGTCGAAATGCTGGTGGCACTGTCAGAAGGTGAGAATGAGCTGTTACCCGTTAAACTTATTATTCGGTCAAGTGCATAA
- the cfa gene encoding cyclopropane fatty acyl phospholipid synthase, which translates to MSVEVESAPVPRKDSWYRIAEDLLNQADIRFNGSRRWDIQVHNPDFYKRVLQEGSIGLGESYMEGWWDCAALDVFFEKILRAKLDEKMPKNVRDLIRIAGMRLFNLQTRKRAWIVGKEHYDIGNDLFAKMLDPYMQYSCGYWKKATSLPQAQEAKLKMLCEKLQLQPGMRLLDIGCGWGGLAQYAAEHYNVHVTGVTISEEQQKMAQDRCTWLDVSIKLMDYRDLDTTFDRIVSVGMFEHVGPKNYDTYFEVVNRCLKPGGMFLLHTIGANKSDNNVDPWINKYIFPNGCLPSVKQIASASEANFIVEDWHNFGADYDLTLMEWHQRFNHFWPEIQNNYTESFKRMFNYYLMSCAGAFRARDIQLWQVLFSRGVEGGMYVYR; encoded by the coding sequence ATGAGTGTTGAAGTTGAAAGTGCACCCGTCCCACGCAAAGACAGCTGGTATCGGATTGCAGAAGATCTTTTAAACCAGGCTGATATCCGCTTTAACGGAAGCCGTCGCTGGGATATTCAGGTACACAATCCTGACTTTTATAAACGTGTTTTGCAGGAAGGTTCTATTGGCCTCGGCGAATCCTACATGGAAGGTTGGTGGGATTGCGCTGCACTGGATGTTTTCTTTGAGAAAATCCTTCGCGCAAAACTCGATGAGAAAATGCCAAAAAACGTCAGGGACTTAATCCGTATCGCAGGTATGCGTTTGTTCAATTTACAGACACGTAAACGCGCCTGGATTGTTGGCAAAGAGCATTACGATATCGGCAATGATCTGTTCGCCAAAATGCTCGATCCTTATATGCAGTATTCCTGCGGCTACTGGAAAAAAGCGACCAGTTTGCCACAGGCTCAAGAAGCCAAATTGAAAATGCTGTGTGAAAAATTGCAGCTGCAACCCGGTATGAGATTGCTTGATATTGGCTGTGGCTGGGGCGGTTTGGCGCAGTACGCCGCCGAACATTACAATGTTCATGTTACTGGCGTGACCATTTCAGAAGAGCAGCAGAAAATGGCTCAGGATCGTTGCACCTGGCTGGATGTCTCTATCAAGCTGATGGATTATCGCGACCTCGACACCACGTTTGACCGCATTGTTTCGGTCGGTATGTTTGAACATGTCGGTCCAAAAAACTACGACACCTATTTTGAAGTGGTGAACCGTTGCCTTAAACCGGGTGGAATGTTCCTGCTTCATACTATCGGTGCCAATAAATCTGATAACAATGTCGATCCCTGGATTAATAAATATATATTCCCCAACGGTTGTCTACCTTCTGTGAAACAAATCGCGAGCGCATCGGAAGCGAATTTTATCGTCGAAGACTGGCATAACTTCGGCGCTGATTATGACCTGACATTAATGGAGTGGCATCAGCGTTTTAATCATTTCTGGCCGGAGATTCAAAATAATTATACCGAGTCATTTAAACGCATGTTCAATTATTACCTGATGTCTTGTGCAGGTGCTTTCCGCGCGCGTGATATTCAGCTCTGGCAAGTGTTATTTAGCCGTGGTGTCGAAGGCGGCATGTACGTTTATCGCTAG
- a CDS encoding amino acid permease: MLKIWSKEETLWSFALYGTAVGAGTLFLPIQLGSAGAIVLLITALVAYPLTYWPHRALCQFILSARTKGNEGITGAVTHYYGKTIGNLITTLYFVAFFVVVLIYAVAITNSLTEQLAKRMTVDLTVRVLVSLGVVLALNLIFLMGRQATIRVMGFLVFPLIAYFLLVSLYLTGSWQPSLLTNQVNLDQHTLHQVWISIPVMVFAFSHTPIISTFAVDRREKYGEAAMGKCTRIMKVTYLIICLSVLFFVFSCLLSIPPSYIIAAKEEGVTILSALSMMPSSPAWLGISGIVVAIVAMSKSFLGTYFGVIEGATEIVKSSLNQIGVKKSRAFNRAVSIIGVSVITFAVCCINPNAISMIYAISGPLIAIILFIMPTLSTYLIPTLKPYRSIGSLLTLIVGVLCVSVMFIA; this comes from the coding sequence ATGTTGAAAATCTGGTCTAAAGAAGAAACCCTCTGGAGCTTTGCCCTGTACGGCACTGCCGTGGGCGCAGGAACTTTGTTTCTACCCATTCAATTGGGTTCTGCAGGTGCTATCGTTCTGCTCATCACCGCCCTCGTGGCCTATCCACTCACCTACTGGCCGCACAGAGCCTTATGCCAGTTCATTCTCTCTGCCAGGACAAAAGGCAATGAAGGGATCACCGGTGCGGTCACCCATTACTATGGCAAGACAATCGGTAATCTGATCACCACGCTCTATTTTGTCGCGTTTTTTGTGGTGGTATTAATTTATGCCGTGGCAATCACCAATTCGCTCACCGAACAGCTGGCAAAACGTATGACGGTAGATTTGACCGTGCGGGTGTTGGTCAGCCTGGGCGTGGTGCTGGCGTTAAATCTGATCTTTCTGATGGGGCGTCAGGCGACCATCCGGGTGATGGGGTTTCTGGTCTTCCCGCTGATCGCGTACTTCCTGTTGGTATCGTTGTATCTCACCGGCAGCTGGCAGCCCTCGCTGCTCACCAACCAGGTGAACCTCGATCAACACACATTACACCAGGTGTGGATCTCCATTCCGGTTATGGTGTTCGCCTTTAGTCATACCCCGATTATTTCGACTTTTGCCGTCGATCGCCGTGAGAAGTATGGCGAAGCCGCAATGGGCAAATGTACCCGCATCATGAAGGTGACGTACCTGATTATCTGCCTGAGCGTGCTGTTCTTTGTCTTTAGTTGCCTGCTGTCGATCCCACCGTCGTACATCATCGCTGCAAAAGAAGAAGGGGTTACCATTCTCTCTGCACTCTCCATGATGCCCTCCTCCCCTGCCTGGCTTGGGATTTCCGGTATCGTGGTGGCAATTGTTGCGATGTCGAAGTCCTTTCTCGGTACCTATTTTGGTGTGATTGAGGGGGCAACAGAGATAGTGAAATCATCTTTAAATCAGATAGGTGTGAAGAAAAGCCGGGCCTTTAACCGGGCAGTGTCGATTATCGGCGTATCCGTGATCACCTTTGCAGTGTGCTGCATTAATCCAAACGCCATCTCGATGATTTATGCCATCAGCGGACCTCTGATCGCCATCATCCTGTTCATTATGCCAACCTTATCGACGTATCTGATCCCGACTCTGAAGCCTTACCGCTCAATCGGCAGTTTGCTGACGCTGATTGTCGGTGTGCTGTGCGTGTCGGTAATGTTCATCGCCTAA
- a CDS encoding glycoside hydrolase family 1 protein translates to MKLKTEFLSFPEDFWWGSAWSAEQAEGRGNTGKGRTQWDMSWDAHPNRFYHGVNTDVTTDFFNRYVDDIQLMKQTGHNSFRLSISWARLFPQGAGEVCAEAVTFYRAMLNEMVAAGIKPFANLYHFDMPEEMMKIGGWENRAVVDAYVNFCATCFREFGDLVFHWFTFNEPLGPVLGGYMEDFHYPNVIDFKRGVQVGFNTILASALAIKAFKEHQNIHPDRSSKIGIILNLSPTYPRSENPLDVEAAVYADLFYNRSFLDPSVKGTFPEKLVETLRLHDLMPSHTEKDLCDIRENTVQILGLNYYEPRRVKARSHAVNPQSPFMPEWYFESYVMPGRKFNPHRGWEIYEQGIYDLCIDIRDNYGNIESFISESGMGVSNEERFMRDGQVQDDYRIGFIQNHLAYLHQAITDGCNIKGYHLWTFIDCWSWINAYKNRYGLVSLDLATQQRTIKKSGEFYQALSRDNGFHFNGLYVDF, encoded by the coding sequence ATGAAACTCAAAACTGAATTTTTATCCTTTCCGGAAGATTTCTGGTGGGGAAGTGCATGGTCAGCCGAGCAGGCTGAAGGCAGGGGCAATACGGGTAAAGGGCGTACTCAGTGGGATATGTCCTGGGATGCGCACCCAAATCGCTTCTATCATGGCGTGAATACCGACGTGACGACTGATTTTTTCAATCGCTATGTCGATGATATTCAGTTGATGAAACAAACCGGTCATAACTCATTCCGCTTATCTATCTCCTGGGCACGTCTGTTCCCCCAGGGCGCTGGCGAAGTTTGCGCTGAAGCCGTGACGTTCTACCGGGCCATGCTGAATGAAATGGTGGCTGCAGGCATCAAGCCCTTTGCGAACCTGTACCATTTCGATATGCCAGAAGAGATGATGAAGATTGGCGGATGGGAAAACCGAGCCGTTGTCGATGCTTACGTCAATTTCTGCGCCACCTGCTTCCGTGAATTCGGCGATCTGGTCTTCCATTGGTTTACGTTTAACGAACCACTGGGGCCGGTGCTGGGTGGGTACATGGAAGATTTCCATTATCCAAACGTTATCGACTTCAAACGCGGCGTGCAGGTAGGTTTCAACACGATTCTCGCCAGTGCCCTGGCAATCAAAGCGTTCAAAGAACATCAGAATATTCATCCGGATCGCAGCAGCAAAATCGGCATCATTCTTAATCTGAGTCCGACCTACCCACGCTCTGAAAATCCACTTGATGTTGAGGCCGCGGTATATGCGGATCTGTTCTACAACCGTAGTTTCCTCGATCCGTCAGTTAAAGGGACTTTCCCGGAAAAACTGGTTGAAACTCTGCGTCTGCATGACCTGATGCCTTCTCACACCGAAAAAGATCTTTGCGATATTCGCGAAAATACGGTCCAGATCTTAGGTCTGAACTACTACGAACCACGCCGGGTGAAAGCGCGTTCTCACGCCGTCAATCCTCAGTCCCCGTTTATGCCGGAATGGTACTTCGAAAGCTATGTCATGCCTGGCCGTAAATTTAACCCCCATCGCGGATGGGAGATATACGAGCAAGGTATTTACGATCTGTGCATCGATATCCGGGACAACTACGGCAACATCGAATCCTTTATCTCTGAAAGCGGAATGGGCGTATCAAACGAAGAGCGCTTCATGCGCGACGGTCAGGTACAGGACGACTATCGCATCGGTTTTATCCAGAACCATCTGGCCTACCTTCACCAGGCTATTACCGACGGGTGCAACATTAAAGGCTATCACCTGTGGACATTTATTGACTGCTGGTCATGGATTAACGCCTACAAAAACCGCTATGGATTAGTCAGCCTTGATCTG